In the Ictidomys tridecemlineatus isolate mIctTri1 chromosome 10, mIctTri1.hap1, whole genome shotgun sequence genome, AGGAAGGGCAGTGGCCTGTGTGACATGGGTTCTCAAGGGTCACACTGGCTACTGCAAAGAGAGCTTGCTATCGGGAGGCCACGGGAGATGCAGGGAGACGGGCTAATTCTACATTACTTGTGCTCATCCGGGCAGATGGCTTGAGTTAGCTATTTGATCAGGATGGGAAGGTGAGTGTCCTGGCATGTTGGAGACAAATGAGAAGAGCCACAGGTGACAATGCTTTGGGTCCAAGCAGCTGAAAGCTGGGTGCCCTGCACTGTAAAGAAAGCAGTAGAAGGGGTGGAGCTCCAAGTGGGACAGGTTAAGTTCAGCCCTTGGGCATCCAGAGACTGCGCCAGGGCTGAGGAGCTCAGGAGGGTGAGCTGGGCAGCATATTTAAATGTGGACAGTGGCAAACAGAGCATCCAGGGGCCACCTCAGATGTGTAATGGCCCAGAAGCCCTTGGGCCACTAGGCCTGGCTCCTAGGTGGTCTCCCCACTGGCTTTCCTGCTTTCCCTACCCTTTATCTAGGCAGGTCAGAGCCTTGTTCATCATCAATAGCCAGGTGTCCCCTGTCCCCAAGAAAGAGCTACTGCTCAGCATCCCCTGTAGcacccctcttccctctccctgagGGTCTGGCATAGCCAGCATCTGTGCCATTACAGGATCTGAACCACCCCACCCCTCTCATGGAAACACAGTTCTTGGGGACAAAGGAAGCTCTGTCACTGTCACTTTAAGGGGGGAACCCATCACCCAGTGTTAACCACCTCTGGAGGAAGGCATCGGAGAAGGAAgtggggctgggctctgaggAGCCCCTGTCACCCAGGCTGCTGACAACATGAAAACTTCTTTCAATGAGAAGAGGATCACCTGGGTCATCCCGGCAGCCCCCAGAGCCTGGGCAGCCAGGGACTCATGGCTGGGCCCACGCCTCTGGTCCTGCTCTGGGCACTGCTGACCCTCTGCATCTCTGCAGGTGAGTGGAAAAGCCAGAGAGATACAGAGGCCATGGGGCAGGGACCATGGTCAGTGATCAGTCCACTGATCTTCCTGTCCCTATTCCTCAGGGACCCCCGAGGTGTGGGTGCAAGTCCAGATGGAGGCCACTGAGCTCCCAACCTTCACTGTCCGCTGTGGGTTCCTTGGGTCTGGCTCCATCTCCCTGGTGACTGTGAGCTGCGGGGGGCCTGATGGTGCTGGAGGAACCAGTCTAGCTGTGTTGCACCCAGAATTTGGAACCAGGTATTGGGCCCCTGTCCGCCAGGCCCACTGGGAAACCAAAAGCAGCATCTCCCTCACTCTGGAAGAGTCAGCGGCCAGAAGCCCTTGGGCCAACACCACTTTCTGCTGCAAGTTCATTTCCTTCCCCAGTGGCTCCCAGGAAGCCTGTGGAGACAAAGGTGGGACTGGGGAGAGGCCTGTGGCACAGGGAGGGCCTAGGCACTGGCTGCCCAtctgacacccctgtctccaggaCTCCCAGCTCCCTCTCCAGCCCCCATTCTTCGGGCAGACCTGGCCGGGATCTTTGGAGCCTCAGGGATCCTCCTGTGTGGCTGCATCTTCGTCCTACACTTCATACATCGGCAGAGGCATCGGTGAGAACCAGTCCAGGCTGTGTCCCTGCATCACTGGGCTAGTGACACTCTGCCTCTgacccctcttctccctcccaggtCTGTCGCTCAGCTTCAGCCACCCCTCTCCAGCGCCTGGGCCCAGAGGAGAACTCAGGTGAGACTTGGGGGAAGCTCAGGTGAGACTTGGGAGGAGAGGCTGGAGCTAGGCCTAGGAATGGAACCCTATTTGACCCTCTTTCCATTGTCCACAGGCCACCAGTCAAACCTCCCTGAGCAGTCTCCACCTCCCCAATACCCCCACCACCCTCTGCCCAGCAGCTCCGAACATGGGGCACCCCCACCAGCGACTGTCCCAGTGGGCATTGCTCCCCATTCACACTGCATGCCAAACCCAGGTACCTGTCACCCGTGGGTCCCTGCTGGCCACTCCACACAGCAGTTTTATCTCTGTTGAGAATGGACTCTATGCTTGGGCAGGAGAGAGGCCTCCCTGCACTGGCCCCAACCTCAGCCCTTCCCCTGACTCTTTGGGGCCCAGGGTCATGGAGGGGTACTCGGGAGTTTGATGAGAGAGGTTCCAGGTCAGTTTGGTCTCCCTTCCCAGGCCTCGGGGACCCCTTTCTGCTGCGTATCTGTGTCCCAGGCACCCGCTATTTTTTCCACATCATGTTTTATTCTTAACCTTCTAATAAGTGTCTCACAAACCTAGCCAGGGCCCCCCTCGATGCGGATGTGGtcagtgtgtgtgcacatgtgggcACAGGTGTGGGTATGTGTAGTGACAAAGTCCCACTCCAGGTTACTTCCTGTTTTGTACATGTCACCTTCAGGCGATGTCAGTGACTGTCAATAAAGCAGTTCCTCTGACTTGGTCTTGGCTGGTCTCTTCTTATTTGGGGGGCTAAGGGATTAGAGGTACTTTCAACCTCTGGGAGGTAGAAGCCAGAAGGGGACAGTGGCTCAGCATGGAGGCTGGAGGGGTCTCCTGGCTTGCGGACCTTACTGAGATAAGAGAATGAGGGTCTGGGAAGATGGATTGGGGGTTTGTGACGCCCTGGATGGACCAACTCAAGCCCCACCACACTGGCTGCTCTCTAGGGCAGAAGCAGGAATTTCTGGGCTTCAACCTGAAGCAGGTCTCTATGGTCTGACCTGCCTCCCTAGGTCAGATGCCCCGGGTGGCCTGCGGTGAGACCCTGGTGCCTTCTTCTACTGAGCTGAACTtcagaggcaggggagggggaaTGTTTGGGGAGACCTACCTCAGCTCCCCACAGTCACATCCTCCAGGTCCTCCCCTATTACCAGGGCACCAGGCACTGCTCCCGAGTGGCCACTTGGGCAGGCAGACAGGCCTTCACAGATGCAGAGACTGAACACAAGCTCAGCTACCCTTGAACTGTCCCACCCAGGGGCCAGCCTGGGCCTCCTCAGGCCTTCACAATGGTGAGAGTGCTCTGTAAGCTGCAAGTCTCCCAGGAGCATGACAGTTTCCCTATGGCAAGGGGCAGTATGTCCCTGAACCCCCAGCCAGGGTGAATGCTAGTGGGGGCACCTGCACAGGATCCCGTCCTTGGAGCTGCTCAGTAGGGTTGGGGGTCCCAGGCAGTGCTGGCTGCTGGCCTCTCTCTGCTCAGGGAGGCCTGCCCAGAGGCTGAGTCCAGCCATAGCTTCTTCCAGGAGGCCAGCTCCCTGCTCAGGCTTGCTCTGATGTGGCCCTCCCTGGACCAAGCCCTATCTAGCCCCTGGCCCCACACTGCTGGGAAGTAGGTGGTCAGGCTTACCCTTCTCCACAGGATGTTATCTTTTCCTTCGGGAAGCCCTCAGCACTGGCCCAGACAGTTCCATGGCCCCTCCAGGGCTGGGAGttcaagggagagaggaaagggctACAGAAGAGGTCCCTCACAGGTCCCTAAGAGGGAGGACCTGGTAGGGAGATATCTAGCGGGGAGGGAGTCAGTTAGGGCCCAGCAGCCCTGAACCTTGTCCAAACCTGGGGCAGGAGTGTGGGGCCATTATAGGGCTTGTGGGGTCTCACAGGAAGCTTGGGTCTCACACTTATCGCTCTTGAAGTagataaaaagggttgaggacaCCTAAGGGGCATGAATACTGCCAACAGCCTAGTCCCAAGCACCAGAATGCTTTGCTCTCCAAGATAGAAGTGAGAGGGGAACTCTGAGGGCTTCCCCAGCCCATGGAGTCAGGGAGAACCCCCTGGCCTGGGAATGGCTTCCACCAACTCAAGGCCATACGCAGCCTGAACCCCATGGTGCTCAGAGCTGAACACCTGGGGACCCAGGAAGTCTTCCCATAGCCAGTGGCTCCCCACTCCCCATTCCAAGCGCCAGAGTCAGCAGCACACAGAAAGGCCCCTGAGAGCTGAATGGTGCATGCATGGTGCTCTGGGACAAGCTGGACTACAGACCCAGGGTCAGCAGTCCGCAGATCCCTTTTGCTGAGCCCTGTCCATTCA is a window encoding:
- the Pvrig gene encoding transmembrane protein PVRIG; translated protein: MAGPTPLVLLWALLTLCISAGTPEVWVQVQMEATELPTFTVRCGFLGSGSISLVTVSCGGPDGAGGTSLAVLHPEFGTRYWAPVRQAHWETKSSISLTLEESAARSPWANTTFCCKFISFPSGSQEACGDKGGTGDPGLPAPSPAPILRADLAGIFGASGILLCGCIFVLHFIHRQRHRSVAQLQPPLSSAWAQRRTQATSQTSLSSLHLPNTPTTLCPAAPNMGHPHQRLSQWALLPIHTACQTQVPVTRGSLLATPHSSFISVENGLYAWAGERPPCTGPNLSPSPDSLGPRVMEGYSGV